One Mycolicibacterium sarraceniae genomic window carries:
- a CDS encoding magnesium transporter MgtE N-terminal domain-containing protein: MQFSQLLKAPVVSRSGEAVGRVDDVIVRLGDAEEYPSVTGLVVGVGGRQVFVSAGNVRSLAEHQVSLTKNKVDLRSFGRRDGEYLLKADVLDHRFIDVPNAELVHAYDIELEDTGDGWVLARLDTRRPRRLFGLIKSAGGHAGRDWKAFEPLIGHIQSVLLRRVGGRVQTLRPAQIADLLEEATKSEGGEILDRVRSNPELEADVFEELDPDKASKLFDDMSDSDVAAVLSRMRSDDAADAVFDLRQSRRRAVLDLLPAPQRTKVTMLMGFNRDSAGGLMNIDIVTCPLESTAAQALSIVSAARALQPEALLKMHVLNHDGQLGGVASVIALLQADPAASVTELMDADPVRVAPNADLTDIALLMSDFNLATVPVVDDRDMVLGVVTYDDVLEALIPEDWRRREPAPRPIRDIGTATDGTQP; this comes from the coding sequence ATCCAGTTCTCCCAGCTGTTGAAAGCGCCTGTGGTGTCGCGCTCTGGCGAGGCGGTCGGCAGAGTCGACGATGTCATCGTCCGGCTCGGCGATGCCGAGGAGTATCCGTCGGTGACCGGCCTTGTTGTTGGTGTTGGCGGTCGGCAGGTGTTCGTGTCGGCCGGCAATGTGCGATCACTGGCTGAACACCAGGTAAGCCTGACCAAGAACAAAGTCGATCTGCGCTCCTTTGGCCGCCGCGATGGGGAATATTTGCTCAAGGCCGACGTCCTCGATCACCGATTCATCGATGTGCCGAACGCGGAACTGGTGCATGCCTACGACATTGAACTGGAAGACACTGGTGACGGCTGGGTGTTGGCGCGGCTGGACACACGTCGGCCGAGAAGGCTTTTCGGTCTGATCAAGTCAGCCGGCGGGCACGCCGGCCGGGACTGGAAGGCGTTCGAGCCATTGATTGGGCACATCCAGTCCGTGTTGCTTCGTCGGGTCGGTGGTCGGGTGCAGACCCTCAGGCCCGCGCAGATTGCCGACCTGCTCGAAGAAGCCACCAAGTCCGAGGGTGGCGAGATTCTCGACCGGGTGCGCTCCAACCCCGAGCTGGAAGCAGATGTGTTCGAAGAACTGGATCCCGACAAGGCCAGCAAGTTGTTCGACGACATGTCTGACAGCGACGTCGCCGCTGTGCTGAGTCGCATGCGCTCCGACGACGCCGCCGATGCCGTATTTGATCTGCGCCAGTCTCGGCGACGTGCGGTGCTGGATCTGTTGCCCGCGCCCCAGCGCACCAAAGTGACCATGCTCATGGGGTTCAACCGCGACTCCGCGGGCGGCCTAATGAATATTGATATCGTCACGTGCCCACTAGAAAGTACTGCTGCGCAGGCACTCTCGATCGTATCGGCCGCGCGAGCGCTGCAACCGGAAGCGCTGTTGAAGATGCATGTGCTTAACCATGACGGCCAGCTGGGAGGTGTCGCGTCAGTGATCGCGCTGCTTCAGGCCGACCCCGCCGCCAGCGTCACCGAATTGATGGACGCCGACCCGGTGCGGGTTGCGCCGAACGCCGACCTGACCGACATCGCGTTACTGATGTCGGATTTCAATCTGGCGACGGTGCCAGTGGTCGACGATCGGGACATGGTGCTAGGCGTCGTGACCTACGACGACGTTCTGGAAGCGCTGATCCCCGAGGACTGGCGACGCCGCGAACCCGCGCCCCGCCCCATCCGCGACATCGGCACCGCGACCGACGGGACGCAGCCATGA
- a CDS encoding Nramp family divalent metal transporter, translating into MTNEKQQQSAVLDSAHLGDIEGAFGRISISDSETGSTLKTRLLTLLAIVGPGIIVMVGDNDAGGVATYAQAGQSYGYSLLWTLLFLIPVLIVNQEMVVRLGAVTGVGHARLINERFGRGWGWFSVGDLFLLNFLTLVTEFIGIALAADYFNVSKYIVVPTAAVALIAIMASGSFRRWERAMFVFIAITVLQLPMLLMAQPRWGEAARSFVTPRISGGVTSDAVLLIIAIVGTTVAPWQLFFQQSNIVDKRITPRFIGYERADTVIGAFVVVIGAAALVMVGDFAARVSGKTDFIDAGDVAHLLGAHSHALGSIFAIVLIDASIVGAAAVTLATSYAFGDVFGLKHSLHRGFKDAKAFYVSYCAMIALAAAIVLIPGAPLGLITTAVQALAGLLLPSATVFLLLLCNDREVLGPWVNRPWLNAVAALIVGVLLLLSGILMATTLFSNLDVVAVTEYLAGGLVAGAAIGMVALRWLSRSQPATAQTNSMDTRPRETWRMPPLALLEPVRWNAGTRLGMIALRGYLVIGAILLVVKAIQLGRGA; encoded by the coding sequence ATGACCAACGAGAAGCAACAGCAGAGCGCGGTTCTCGATTCGGCGCACCTTGGCGATATCGAGGGTGCGTTCGGCCGCATCAGCATCAGCGACTCCGAAACCGGCTCCACTCTAAAGACCCGCCTGCTCACACTGCTGGCGATCGTTGGCCCGGGCATCATCGTGATGGTCGGCGACAATGATGCCGGCGGCGTGGCCACCTACGCCCAAGCCGGGCAGAGCTACGGCTACAGCCTGCTGTGGACCTTGTTGTTCTTGATTCCGGTGCTGATCGTGAATCAGGAGATGGTTGTGCGCCTCGGCGCCGTCACGGGCGTCGGGCATGCGCGGCTGATCAACGAACGGTTTGGGCGCGGTTGGGGTTGGTTCTCGGTAGGGGACCTGTTTCTGTTGAACTTCCTGACCCTCGTCACCGAGTTCATCGGAATCGCTCTGGCGGCGGACTACTTCAACGTATCGAAGTACATTGTGGTGCCCACCGCCGCTGTGGCGTTGATCGCGATCATGGCCAGTGGCAGCTTCCGCCGTTGGGAGCGGGCCATGTTCGTGTTCATCGCGATCACCGTGCTCCAACTGCCAATGCTCTTGATGGCTCAGCCTCGGTGGGGAGAAGCCGCCAGATCGTTTGTGACACCACGTATTTCCGGCGGCGTGACATCAGATGCGGTGCTGTTGATTATCGCGATCGTGGGCACCACGGTGGCGCCGTGGCAGCTGTTCTTTCAACAGTCCAACATCGTGGACAAGCGCATTACTCCGCGGTTCATCGGATACGAACGCGCTGACACCGTCATCGGCGCCTTCGTGGTCGTCATCGGTGCCGCAGCTCTGGTGATGGTGGGCGACTTCGCTGCGCGGGTATCAGGCAAGACCGACTTCATCGACGCCGGCGACGTCGCTCATCTGCTGGGCGCACACAGCCACGCACTCGGCTCGATCTTCGCGATCGTGCTGATCGACGCCTCCATCGTCGGGGCCGCGGCGGTCACACTCGCGACGAGTTACGCATTCGGCGATGTTTTCGGGCTAAAGCACTCCCTACACCGCGGATTCAAAGACGCCAAGGCGTTTTATGTGTCCTACTGCGCCATGATCGCGCTGGCTGCGGCGATCGTGCTCATCCCAGGGGCGCCGCTGGGGTTGATCACCACCGCTGTGCAAGCACTCGCGGGATTGTTACTGCCCAGCGCCACCGTATTCCTGCTGCTGTTGTGCAACGATCGGGAAGTGCTGGGGCCCTGGGTGAATCGTCCCTGGTTGAATGCCGTTGCCGCGCTTATCGTCGGGGTACTGCTGCTGTTGTCTGGAATATTGATGGCGACCACGCTGTTCAGCAATCTCGACGTGGTCGCAGTGACCGAGTATCTTGCCGGTGGTTTGGTGGCGGGTGCCGCGATCGGAATGGTCGCACTGCGCTGGCTGTCGCGTAGTCAACCAGCGACCGCGCAAACGAATTCGATGGACACTCGGCCCCGCGAAACATGGCGGATGCCACCCTTGGCGCTGTTGGAGCCGGTCCGATGGAACGCAGGAACCCGACTTGGCATGATTGCCCTGCGCGGCTATCTGGTTATTGGGGCTATCCTGTTAGTAGTCAAAGCAATTCAGCTTGGGCGTGGTGCCTGA
- a CDS encoding FtsW/RodA/SpoVE family cell cycle protein has product MGLLWTRGDRAASRRQDAVSELGVDPARARRSELALLGYAIAVTAAGLTIVTSTLQSPGRPVLGAIIVLAAALLCAHGTVRRFAPDADPVLLPVAAVLNGLGLVMIYRLGVSQQDTTLLNPVLAQLMWTVVGIGAFCGVLIAVRDHQVFARYGYLCGSAGLLLLAIPAVLPAALAEQNGAKLWIRLWGLSIEPAEFAKILLIIFMSVVLVAKRDLFEYAGTKAAFLNLPRPRDLAPLAAALIIAMIVMVFETDLGAALLVYLTFLTMVYIATARVGWVLIGIAVFAAASVVAYHIFRHVQIRVHNWVDPFADPDNTGYQMVQSMFSFATGGLLGTGLGRGQPELIPVASSDFITAAFGEELGLVGLSAVVLLYGILTLRGLRTAIAVRDSFGKLLSAGLATTLGLQVFLTVGGVTNLLPQTGLTTPWLSYGGSSLAANYVLLAILLRVSDAARRPIRSPRVPGPALAGARTEVIAARAPVQAPRPS; this is encoded by the coding sequence ATGGGTCTTCTCTGGACGCGTGGCGATCGTGCGGCGTCTCGGCGGCAGGATGCCGTCAGCGAACTCGGCGTCGATCCCGCTCGAGCACGCAGATCTGAACTGGCACTGCTGGGATATGCAATCGCCGTAACGGCTGCCGGCCTGACCATCGTCACCTCAACCTTGCAGAGCCCCGGCCGTCCTGTGTTGGGGGCCATCATCGTTTTGGCTGCGGCGCTGCTCTGCGCCCACGGAACAGTGCGTCGGTTCGCCCCCGACGCGGACCCGGTGCTGCTTCCCGTCGCGGCGGTGCTCAATGGCCTAGGGCTGGTGATGATATATCGGCTCGGCGTGAGTCAACAGGACACGACACTACTCAATCCCGTTTTGGCGCAACTGATGTGGACCGTAGTCGGGATCGGCGCATTCTGCGGCGTACTGATCGCGGTTCGTGACCACCAGGTTTTCGCCCGCTACGGCTACCTGTGCGGTAGCGCCGGCCTGCTACTACTGGCGATACCGGCTGTCTTGCCCGCAGCGCTCGCCGAGCAGAATGGCGCCAAGTTGTGGATTCGGCTGTGGGGCCTTTCGATCGAGCCGGCCGAGTTTGCAAAGATCTTGCTGATCATCTTCATGAGCGTTGTCCTAGTAGCCAAACGCGACCTGTTCGAGTACGCGGGCACCAAGGCGGCCTTCCTGAACTTGCCCAGACCGCGGGATCTGGCACCGCTGGCCGCGGCGTTGATCATCGCCATGATCGTGATGGTCTTCGAGACCGATCTGGGTGCAGCGCTGCTGGTCTATCTGACGTTCCTCACCATGGTCTACATCGCTACTGCGCGGGTCGGCTGGGTCCTGATCGGGATTGCGGTGTTCGCCGCCGCCAGCGTCGTGGCGTATCACATATTCCGCCACGTCCAGATCAGAGTGCATAACTGGGTAGATCCGTTCGCGGACCCCGATAACACTGGATATCAGATGGTCCAGTCGATGTTCAGCTTCGCCACCGGCGGACTGCTGGGCACGGGCCTGGGCCGGGGCCAACCCGAACTCATCCCGGTCGCGTCATCCGACTTCATCACGGCTGCCTTTGGTGAGGAACTCGGCCTTGTCGGCTTGTCCGCCGTGGTGTTGTTGTACGGCATACTCACCCTGCGCGGACTGCGTACTGCTATCGCTGTTCGGGACAGCTTCGGCAAGCTACTCAGCGCCGGTCTGGCAACCACACTTGGATTACAGGTCTTCCTCACCGTCGGCGGCGTCACCAATCTGCTGCCCCAGACCGGTTTGACCACACCGTGGCTGTCCTACGGCGGATCGTCATTGGCGGCCAACTATGTGCTCCTAGCGATCCTGTTGCGTGTTTCTGATGCCGCACGCCGGCCCATACGATCCCCTCGCGTTCCGGGACCAGCGCTCGCCGGTGCCCGGACCGAAGTTATCGCGGCCCGGGCACCGGTTCAGGCACCACGCCCAAGCTGA
- a CDS encoding DUF7373 family lipoprotein: MLVAVGGCAHSETGIAAKAPGGLPHGAVDVELLSTGTFPTQPLPALGLAATASVGALIDARRMADYVVGPWQVDPALVVPGANRAITLKDADSVDLIEPLEVANAVRAHNLINGFASDRQDGGQGRLVNAVLRFPDPQSAATAVHDMAAASRSQQTDATAPAVLIPGYTEARASAVSSSLDSGADQPVTVYSYTPHGVYVLCQIAHAPNLDTATTLITRTLDLQVPLIDQFVPTDPADFAGLAADPTGLLAHTLPSPLWPGELPAPPNPNVGVYLPHGALHFQDAPPDVSGALSGAGVRAVSYYTTTVFQAHDPAAAAQLADDLADIAIRTQQAASINGVDFMPASRCIQGKSPSAATTSEYYCFASVDTFAFEVHSADPTGAREQTAAQYKILLAR; this comes from the coding sequence ATGCTGGTTGCAGTCGGAGGCTGTGCGCACTCCGAGACCGGCATCGCCGCCAAAGCTCCTGGTGGTCTGCCACATGGCGCGGTCGACGTAGAGCTGTTGAGCACGGGAACATTCCCGACCCAGCCATTGCCCGCGCTGGGCCTCGCCGCCACAGCTTCAGTCGGAGCGCTGATCGACGCTCGGCGGATGGCGGACTACGTCGTCGGGCCGTGGCAGGTCGACCCGGCATTAGTGGTTCCCGGCGCCAACCGTGCGATCACGCTGAAGGACGCCGACTCGGTTGATCTTATCGAGCCGTTAGAGGTGGCCAACGCCGTGCGAGCTCACAACCTGATCAATGGATTCGCTTCAGACCGGCAGGACGGCGGTCAAGGGCGACTGGTCAATGCGGTGCTTCGGTTCCCCGACCCCCAGTCGGCGGCAACAGCTGTCCACGACATGGCGGCCGCATCGCGCAGCCAGCAGACCGACGCGACCGCACCTGCCGTCCTCATCCCCGGTTACACCGAGGCCCGGGCATCCGCTGTCAGCTCGTCGTTGGACTCCGGTGCCGACCAACCCGTCACGGTTTACTCATATACGCCCCATGGCGTATATGTGCTGTGCCAGATAGCTCACGCCCCCAATCTCGACACCGCAACCACCCTGATCACCCGCACCCTGGACCTCCAGGTGCCTTTGATTGACCAATTCGTCCCAACTGATCCGGCCGACTTCGCCGGCCTAGCGGCAGACCCCACCGGCCTACTGGCGCACACCTTGCCGTCGCCTTTGTGGCCCGGAGAGCTTCCGGCACCGCCAAACCCGAATGTCGGTGTGTATTTGCCGCACGGCGCACTGCATTTTCAGGATGCCCCGCCTGACGTTTCGGGCGCCTTGTCCGGCGCGGGCGTTCGGGCGGTGTCCTACTACACCACCACCGTCTTCCAGGCACACGATCCGGCCGCGGCTGCCCAGTTAGCCGATGATTTGGCCGACATCGCGATACGCACGCAGCAAGCCGCCTCGATCAACGGGGTGGACTTCATGCCTGCCAGTCGCTGCATCCAAGGCAAAAGCCCCTCTGCGGCAACTACATCCGAGTACTACTGCTTTGCTTCCGTCGACACCTTCGCCTTCGAGGTCCATAGTGCCGACCCAACTGGCGCGCGCGAGCAGACGGCCGCCCAGTACAAGATCCTGCTCGCGCGATAG
- a CDS encoding DUF1906 domain-containing protein codes for MHDWLPAANLQPSRPVTRRDALRYATALAGLGAASLGACAPTAAAAAAPTLIDFAAKQIPAQDIRAAGHAGVVNYVSTSRPGSTFGAKPITLPYAQSLAAAGLVIVSNFQYGKPGGTAPSDFLRGYAGGVADARTAWQLHTAAGGGQSAPVYFTIDEDINRDTWNRVALQWFRGINSVLGVQRTGVYGGIDVCEWAAADGVIGKSSTPGRWWAWQTKAWSGNQVHPGAVLYQRVVSTASNPGPLVGGLEVDVNDALAGDVGQWNLHR; via the coding sequence ATGCACGATTGGCTTCCGGCTGCCAACCTTCAGCCGTCACGTCCGGTGACTCGCCGTGACGCGCTGCGCTATGCCACGGCATTGGCCGGTTTGGGAGCGGCGTCGTTAGGTGCCTGCGCGCCCACCGCGGCGGCTGCGGCCGCTCCAACGCTGATCGATTTCGCCGCCAAACAGATCCCCGCACAGGACATCCGCGCCGCCGGCCACGCCGGGGTGGTCAACTACGTCTCGACGTCGCGTCCTGGTTCAACGTTTGGTGCCAAGCCGATCACCTTGCCCTACGCTCAATCGCTGGCGGCGGCGGGACTGGTGATCGTGAGCAACTTCCAATACGGCAAGCCAGGCGGGACGGCGCCGTCGGACTTCCTGCGCGGCTATGCCGGTGGCGTCGCCGACGCTCGGACCGCCTGGCAGTTGCACACCGCGGCCGGGGGCGGCCAGAGTGCGCCGGTCTATTTCACCATTGACGAAGACATCAACCGAGACACGTGGAACCGTGTTGCGCTGCAGTGGTTTCGCGGGATCAACTCGGTTCTTGGCGTCCAGCGCACCGGTGTCTACGGTGGCATCGATGTGTGTGAGTGGGCCGCCGCCGACGGCGTGATCGGGAAATCGAGTACGCCGGGCCGCTGGTGGGCTTGGCAGACCAAAGCCTGGTCCGGCAATCAGGTCCATCCCGGTGCCGTTCTCTACCAACGCGTGGTGAGCACCGCGTCGAATCCGGGTCCGTTGGTCGGCGGGCTCGAAGTCGATGTCAACGACGCGCTTGCCGGCGATGTCGGCCAGTGGAACCTACATCGCTGA
- a CDS encoding pyruvate ferredoxin oxidoreductase, with translation MTQLQGDALATVEPTLAAAARAFVEVVSPAAILQP, from the coding sequence TTGACCCAACTGCAGGGGGACGCCCTGGCCACCGTGGAACCCACACTTGCCGCTGCGGCGCGGGCGTTCGTCGAAGTCGTCTCCCCCGCCGCCATTCTGCAGCCGTAG
- a CDS encoding thiol-disulfide oxidoreductase DCC family protein, giving the protein MKSTQSQPSTPVLLYDGACGVCNHAVQAILRSDREGSLRFAALDSDFARGTTSRHPELVGLDSAVYVRNPGQGNEAVYVRSAALLQIAAYLGGWWRLTLAAYAIPAPVRDWLYERFAAVRYRIGGRHDTCPIPTPDVRGRFLDTA; this is encoded by the coding sequence ATGAAGTCGACACAGAGCCAGCCGAGCACCCCGGTGTTGCTGTATGACGGCGCGTGCGGCGTCTGCAATCACGCTGTGCAGGCCATACTTCGATCCGATCGCGAGGGATCCCTGCGGTTCGCTGCCCTGGACAGTGACTTCGCTCGCGGGACAACTTCTCGCCACCCGGAGCTAGTCGGTCTGGATTCCGCGGTCTACGTCCGCAATCCCGGACAGGGCAACGAGGCGGTGTACGTCCGGTCTGCGGCTCTGTTGCAGATTGCCGCGTATCTCGGCGGTTGGTGGCGGCTGACGTTGGCGGCTTATGCGATCCCGGCACCGGTGCGCGATTGGCTTTACGAACGGTTCGCAGCCGTGCGCTACCGCATCGGCGGCCGCCATGACACCTGCCCGATCCCGACACCCGACGTGCGTGGCCGATTCCTCGATACCGCGTAG
- a CDS encoding IS1634 family transposase, with protein MAYVRKVRTASGAVAVQVARRDHGRVVIVAHVGSAHTDAELGVLLDEARQIVIGEQESLDIEVPAQPTRVSDVSDWRTATLIPAPAAPTGAPVGSGRTAATHSRLLYDVLGAVYDWLGFDAVADRVFRDLVIARIVEPTSKLDALRVLADLGADVLSYKTIDRHARSITSSRYRDVVAEKCFAYARDCGGLSLLLYDVTTLYFEAENEDELRKVGYSKERRVDPQIVVGLLVDRTGFPLEIGCYEGNTAETTTIVPIITSFLDRHDLDGTPLVVAADAGMLSASNLKALDELGCSFIVGSRSTKAPTDLESHFHWHGNLFADGQIIDTVTPRHGNTTVNDTALRAEPVWNPESHPGAWRAVWAYSAKRARRDQKTLAAQEARARAIVDGEKVAKAARFVKTLGSARSLDEASLARAGSLVGLKGYVTNVPVEVMPAAEVIAKYHDLWHVEKSFRMSKTDLDARPMFNRVRDSIEAHLTIVFAALAVSHAIQQRTGLAIAKTVKQLRPLRSATITINGASQTFPPEIPAPQRDILDHLGFKPGY; from the coding sequence GTGGCGTACGTGCGGAAGGTGCGCACCGCGTCCGGTGCCGTCGCGGTTCAGGTGGCGCGTAGAGACCATGGTCGGGTGGTCATCGTGGCCCACGTTGGCTCCGCCCATACCGATGCTGAGCTGGGCGTTTTGCTCGATGAAGCCCGTCAGATCGTCATCGGTGAGCAAGAGTCGCTCGACATCGAGGTACCGGCACAGCCGACCCGAGTCTCGGATGTGTCAGATTGGCGAACCGCGACGCTGATACCCGCCCCAGCCGCCCCCACGGGCGCCCCGGTGGGCTCGGGGCGTACCGCGGCGACGCACTCGCGGCTGCTCTATGACGTCTTGGGCGCGGTCTATGACTGGCTGGGGTTCGACGCCGTGGCCGACCGCGTGTTCCGGGACTTGGTGATCGCCCGCATCGTGGAGCCGACCAGCAAGCTCGACGCGCTGCGAGTCCTGGCCGATCTCGGCGCAGACGTGTTGTCCTACAAGACAATCGACCGCCACGCCCGCAGCATCACCTCGAGTCGGTACCGCGACGTGGTCGCCGAGAAGTGCTTCGCATACGCGCGCGACTGCGGCGGGCTGAGCCTGCTGCTCTACGACGTCACCACCTTGTACTTCGAGGCCGAGAACGAAGACGAGTTGCGCAAGGTCGGTTACTCCAAGGAGCGTCGTGTTGACCCGCAGATCGTGGTCGGTCTGCTGGTCGACCGCACCGGATTCCCGTTGGAGATCGGCTGCTATGAAGGCAACACCGCCGAGACCACCACCATCGTCCCGATCATCACCAGCTTCCTGGACCGCCACGACCTCGATGGGACGCCACTAGTGGTAGCCGCGGATGCGGGCATGTTGTCGGCATCGAACCTCAAAGCCCTCGATGAGTTGGGCTGCTCGTTCATCGTCGGGTCGCGGTCGACGAAGGCGCCTACGGATCTGGAATCCCATTTCCATTGGCACGGCAATCTTTTCGCCGACGGGCAGATCATCGACACCGTCACACCCCGGCACGGCAACACCACAGTCAACGACACAGCGTTGCGCGCTGAGCCGGTCTGGAACCCCGAATCCCATCCCGGGGCGTGGCGGGCCGTCTGGGCCTATTCGGCCAAGCGGGCCCGCCGCGACCAGAAGACCCTGGCCGCTCAAGAAGCCCGTGCCCGAGCCATCGTCGATGGCGAAAAGGTCGCCAAGGCAGCACGATTCGTCAAAACCCTGGGCTCGGCCCGCAGCCTCGACGAGGCTAGCCTGGCTCGCGCAGGATCTCTGGTCGGTCTCAAGGGCTATGTCACCAACGTGCCCGTCGAGGTGATGCCGGCTGCCGAAGTGATCGCCAAGTACCACGACCTGTGGCACGTCGAGAAGTCCTTCCGCATGTCCAAGACCGACCTGGATGCCCGGCCCATGTTCAACCGTGTGCGCGATTCCATCGAAGCCCACCTGACCATCGTGTTCGCCGCCCTGGCTGTCTCCCACGCGATCCAACAGCGGACCGGGCTGGCCATCGCCAAGACCGTCAAGCAACTGCGTCCCCTGCGCAGCGCCACCATCACGATCAACGGCGCCTCGCAAACCTTCCCGCCCGAAATCCCTGCCCCGCAACGCGACATCCTCGATCACCTCGGCTTCAAACCCGGGTACTAA